In Crocosphaera sp. UHCC 0190, a genomic segment contains:
- a CDS encoding energy-coupling factor transporter transmembrane component T family protein, translated as MDLLRSLPIGLYLEKPLTWLHKLDPRVKLIWLMSFLLAPILCNSEWRLVLVGLLIILTLIARIPLRVWRQQMGWLIMLSILVFLITALAPDGLAVTSQPRLLESNLSLPQPTSYSYVLLDKKPLFITRHSLDLGIRISTLIFILIYSTNLYLLTTAPEEITAGLEDLLEPLRRFKIPITEIILTLTLSLRFIPLVLEEVQNLIRSIRTRAINWQKLGIKRSLQVWLVVVEKLLENLLMRAEEIAIAMEIRGFTSPNEHRVQWHQLRLIQGDWIALGMLIPFWYARFIWG; from the coding sequence ATGGATTTACTGCGATCGCTTCCCATTGGACTCTATCTTGAAAAACCCCTAACTTGGTTACATAAACTCGATCCTAGGGTCAAATTAATTTGGTTAATGTCCTTTTTACTTGCCCCTATTTTATGCAATTCCGAGTGGCGATTAGTATTAGTAGGATTATTGATAATCTTAACCTTAATTGCGCGAATTCCTTTAAGAGTTTGGCGACAACAAATGGGCTGGTTAATCATGTTATCTATCCTAGTTTTTCTTATTACAGCTTTAGCACCTGATGGTTTAGCTGTTACCTCTCAACCTAGACTTTTAGAGAGTAATTTATCTCTCCCTCAACCAACCTCATATAGTTATGTTTTATTAGACAAAAAACCCTTATTTATTACCCGTCATTCCCTCGACTTGGGCATTAGAATTAGCACCTTGATTTTTATTCTAATTTATAGCACTAATCTTTATTTATTAACCACAGCACCAGAAGAAATTACCGCCGGATTAGAAGATTTACTGGAACCCTTACGCCGTTTCAAAATTCCGATTACAGAAATTATATTAACCTTAACCCTTTCTTTGCGATTTATTCCCTTAGTCTTAGAGGAAGTTCAAAACCTAATTAGATCGATTCGGACTAGGGCAATTAATTGGCAAAAATTGGGGATTAAACGCAGTTTACAAGTTTGGTTAGTTGTCGTTGAAAAACTCTTAGAAAACTTATTAATGCGGGCCGAAGAAATTGCAATTGCCATGGAAATTCGGGGGTTTACGAGTCCGAATGAACATCGAGTACAATGGCATCAATTACGCTTAATTCAAGGAGATTGGATCGCTTTAGGAATGTTAATTCCTTTTTGGTATGCGCGGTTTATTTGGGGATAA
- a CDS encoding DUF655 domain-containing protein, which yields MKRFYQKTVLFILSFILGFWGLIACNPSLKIERPQPLPQDSLIQVYFNQNQAKGADYTDPYRQINRPGDNLEDILINTLNSAQSSVDMAVQEFRLPNLAKALVKQAKKGVKVRVILENSYNQSISQFTPEIVAQMEAREKQRYDQYFEFIDLDNNKLITDEELNKRDALTILNQGNIPIIDDTEDGSKGTGLMHHKFMIVDGKIVIISSANFTLSGVHGDFDAPETRGNANNLLKIQSSELAQIFTEEFNLMWGDGMGGKKDSKFGINKPPRSPKKLTIGTSQVTVKFSPNSSKDNWEITTNGLIGETLNKAQNSVNLALFVFSEQQLANILENKHNQAVEIKALIDPEFAFRSYSEGLDMLGVAVSNNCQYEKDNKPWTQNINTVGISNLPKGDKLHHKFGIIDDNMIITGSHNWSASANFQNDETLIIIKNPTITAHYLKEFEKLYNNSTLGIPEFINNKIKKDDQNCPNLLETEKQDNETKIINLNTATQAELETLPGVGEQLAIRIIEARQTQKFTSLEDLKKVKGIGKNKSKKLDGKVTW from the coding sequence ATGAAACGATTTTATCAAAAAACAGTCCTATTTATCTTATCATTTATCCTGGGATTCTGGGGATTAATTGCGTGTAATCCTTCCCTTAAAATTGAGCGACCTCAACCTTTACCCCAAGATTCCTTAATTCAAGTTTATTTTAACCAAAATCAAGCTAAAGGGGCTGATTATACCGATCCCTATCGTCAAATTAACCGTCCTGGGGATAATTTAGAAGATATTCTCATTAATACTCTGAATTCTGCCCAGTCAAGCGTTGATATGGCCGTTCAAGAATTTCGGTTGCCAAACCTAGCAAAAGCCCTAGTTAAACAAGCTAAAAAAGGGGTTAAAGTTCGTGTTATTTTAGAAAATAGCTATAACCAGTCTATTAGTCAGTTTACTCCAGAAATAGTTGCTCAAATGGAAGCAAGGGAGAAACAAAGATATGACCAATATTTTGAATTTATTGACCTTGATAACAACAAACTAATTACTGATGAAGAACTGAATAAACGGGATGCCTTAACTATTTTAAATCAAGGTAATATACCAATTATTGATGATACAGAAGATGGTTCAAAAGGAACTGGTTTAATGCACCATAAATTCATGATTGTTGATGGGAAAATAGTAATTATAAGTTCTGCTAATTTTACCTTAAGCGGGGTTCATGGTGATTTTGATGCCCCAGAAACCAGAGGCAATGCTAACAATTTACTTAAGATTCAATCCTCAGAATTAGCTCAAATTTTTACCGAAGAATTTAATCTGATGTGGGGCGATGGAATGGGAGGAAAAAAAGATAGTAAATTTGGCATCAATAAACCCCCACGATCACCCAAAAAATTAACCATTGGCACATCACAAGTTACGGTTAAATTTTCCCCCAATTCATCAAAAGACAATTGGGAAATTACAACCAATGGATTAATTGGCGAAACCTTAAATAAGGCACAAAACTCAGTTAATTTAGCCCTATTTGTATTTAGTGAACAACAACTTGCTAATATTCTCGAAAACAAACATAATCAAGCTGTAGAAATTAAAGCATTAATTGATCCAGAATTTGCCTTTCGGAGTTACAGCGAAGGGTTAGATATGTTAGGGGTTGCTGTCAGTAATAACTGTCAATATGAAAAAGATAATAAACCTTGGACACAAAACATTAATACCGTTGGCATTTCTAACCTTCCCAAAGGAGATAAACTCCATCATAAATTTGGTATTATTGATGATAATATGATAATTACAGGTTCTCATAATTGGTCAGCCTCAGCTAACTTTCAAAATGATGAGACATTAATAATAATTAAAAATCCGACAATTACTGCTCATTATCTGAAAGAATTTGAGAAATTATATAATAATTCCACCTTGGGTATTCCTGAATTTATCAATAATAAAATCAAAAAAGATGATCAAAACTGCCCTAATCTATTAGAAACAGAAAAACAAGATAATGAAACAAAAATTATCAATTTAAACACAGCCACACAAGCAGAATTAGAAACCTTACCAGGAGTGGGAGAACAATTAGCAATTAGAATTATTGAAGCCCGTCAAACTCAAAAATTCACTTCTCTAGAAGACTTAAAAAAAGTCAAAGGAATCGGTAAAAATAAGAGTAAAAAATTAGATGGGAAAGTTACTTGGTAA
- the hslO gene encoding Hsp33 family molecular chaperone HslO → MADQLIRAMAADGGIRAVGIISTRLTEDARQRHKLSYVATAALGRAMTAGLLLASNMKREGSRVNLRIKGNGPLGGLLVDAGLDGTVRGYVAHPDVELPPNPLGKLDVGRAIGNEGFLYVVRDIGYGYPYSSTVELVSGEVGDDVTHYLATSEQTPSALLLGVFVGSEGVTAAGGLLLQVMPKAARDEELVTVLESRVGKLSGFTPLLRAGKTLPDIFEELLGDLGLVIFPEVQMLRFDCRCSFSRVLGALKLLGEVELQDMIEKDDGAEATCEFCGEIYQASRHHLAQLIEDLQAESV, encoded by the coding sequence ATGGCGGATCAACTGATACGAGCAATGGCAGCAGATGGCGGTATTCGGGCAGTCGGTATCATTTCTACCCGACTCACAGAAGACGCAAGACAACGACACAAGCTTTCCTATGTGGCGACTGCTGCTTTGGGACGGGCGATGACTGCGGGCCTCTTATTAGCGTCTAATATGAAACGAGAAGGCTCCCGTGTTAACCTCAGAATCAAAGGTAATGGCCCCTTGGGGGGGTTGTTAGTGGATGCGGGGTTAGATGGGACGGTAAGGGGTTATGTCGCTCATCCTGATGTGGAATTACCCCCTAACCCTTTGGGTAAATTGGATGTGGGAAGGGCGATCGGCAACGAGGGTTTTCTCTATGTGGTACGAGATATTGGTTATGGTTATCCCTATTCCAGTACAGTTGAATTAGTATCTGGGGAAGTGGGGGACGATGTGACTCATTATTTAGCGACTTCTGAGCAGACTCCTTCGGCCTTATTATTAGGGGTATTTGTGGGGTCAGAAGGGGTGACAGCAGCCGGGGGCTTGCTATTACAAGTTATGCCTAAAGCGGCTAGAGATGAAGAATTAGTGACTGTCTTAGAGTCCCGTGTGGGCAAACTTTCAGGGTTTACGCCACTGTTAAGAGCAGGGAAAACTTTACCGGATATTTTCGAGGAATTATTGGGGGATTTAGGGTTAGTTATTTTCCCAGAAGTTCAGATGTTGCGCTTTGATTGTCGTTGTTCTTTTAGTCGAGTTTTAGGGGCTTTAAAATTACTGGGAGAAGTGGAATTACAGGATATGATTGAAAAGGATGATGGGGCAGAGGCAACTTGTGAATTTTGTGGAGAAATTTATCAAGCTAGTCGTCATCATTTAGCCCAATTAATTGAGGATTTACAGGCGGAATCTGTTTGA
- the bchM gene encoding magnesium protoporphyrin IX methyltransferase, with amino-acid sequence MNTTTDDKTIVKDYFNATGFDRWRRIYGDGEVNKVQKNIRLGHQQTIDTVIDWLETDGNLADLSICDAGCGVGSLSIPLAKSGAKIFASDISEKMVQEATERAKSTLENANNVTFSVQDLEGLTGKYHTVICLDVLIHYPQEDAAKMITHLASLAESRLILSFAPKTLCLTLLKKIGEFFPGPSKTTRAYQHKEKDIIAILESNGFKIKREGMTSTNFYYSRILEAVKE; translated from the coding sequence ATGAATACCACCACCGACGACAAAACCATTGTCAAAGATTACTTTAACGCCACAGGATTCGACCGTTGGCGCAGAATTTATGGCGATGGGGAAGTTAACAAAGTTCAAAAAAATATTCGCCTAGGACATCAACAAACCATTGATACAGTAATCGACTGGTTAGAAACTGATGGAAACTTGGCAGATTTATCGATTTGTGATGCTGGATGTGGGGTAGGAAGTTTAAGCATTCCTCTAGCAAAATCTGGGGCGAAAATTTTTGCCAGTGATATTTCCGAAAAAATGGTACAAGAGGCAACAGAAAGAGCAAAAAGCACCTTAGAAAATGCGAATAATGTAACTTTTTCGGTGCAGGATTTAGAAGGGTTAACAGGTAAATATCACACCGTTATTTGTTTAGATGTTTTAATTCATTATCCTCAAGAAGATGCAGCTAAAATGATCACTCATTTAGCCTCTTTAGCTGAATCTCGTTTAATCCTAAGTTTTGCACCCAAAACCCTTTGTTTAACCCTTCTTAAAAAGATTGGTGAATTTTTTCCTGGCCCTAGTAAAACCACTCGCGCCTATCAACACAAAGAAAAAGATATCATTGCAATCTTAGAAAGTAATGGCTTTAAAATTAAACGTGAAGGTATGACAAGCACCAATTTTTATTATTCTCGAATTCTCGAAGCCGTTAAAGAATAA
- the panB gene encoding 3-methyl-2-oxobutanoate hydroxymethyltransferase produces the protein MPLTTQQLIEWKQQGRPLVVLTAWDYAFAQLLDMAGIDIILVGDSLAMVALGHDTTLPVTLDEMLHHAAAVRRGVKRALVVCDLPFLSYQESVSQAIHAAGRVLKETGVQGVKLEGGHPAAVETVARLTDIGIPVMAHVGLTPQSVHRLGYRQQGKTEAEAERILSEAIALSEAGAFAIVLEHIPSQLSRAITAKIPIPTIGIGAGPDCDGQVLVTADLLGLSPKKPPFAKSYVNLREIITEAVGEFAKEVREGQFPES, from the coding sequence ATGCCACTTACAACGCAACAACTGATTGAATGGAAACAGCAAGGCCGTCCCCTGGTAGTTTTAACGGCTTGGGATTATGCCTTTGCTCAACTGTTAGATATGGCCGGAATTGATATTATTTTAGTGGGGGATTCTTTGGCCATGGTTGCCCTCGGCCATGACACAACCTTACCCGTTACTCTTGATGAAATGTTACACCATGCGGCCGCTGTGCGTCGTGGGGTCAAACGGGCTTTAGTTGTCTGCGATTTACCCTTTTTAAGCTATCAGGAAAGCGTCAGTCAAGCCATTCATGCCGCAGGAAGGGTTTTGAAAGAAACAGGGGTGCAAGGGGTTAAATTAGAAGGGGGACACCCTGCCGCAGTAGAAACCGTGGCCCGATTAACTGATATTGGTATTCCTGTCATGGCCCATGTCGGGTTAACGCCTCAATCTGTCCATCGTTTGGGCTATCGTCAACAGGGCAAAACTGAAGCAGAAGCCGAGCGCATTCTTTCAGAGGCGATCGCATTATCTGAAGCGGGAGCCTTTGCCATAGTATTAGAGCATATTCCGTCCCAATTGTCAAGAGCAATTACCGCAAAAATTCCGATTCCTACCATTGGGATTGGTGCAGGGCCGGACTGTGATGGTCAAGTATTAGTTACCGCAGATTTATTAGGATTGTCCCCTAAAAAACCTCCTTTTGCTAAGTCTTATGTTAATTTAAGAGAGATTATTACTGAGGCGGTTGGGGAATTTGCCAAAGAAGTCCGAGAGGGTCAATTTCCTGAGTCTTAA
- a CDS encoding type II toxin-antitoxin system HicB family antitoxin: MMFYTVILRESSGYWVSLCLENGLVGQGETPEQAIDKLKEAIESFLEVYRSEDNVYSSPIHIDELHEFLTIEDPESSETYELRKVYA, translated from the coding sequence ATGATGTTTTACACAGTAATTCTCAGAGAAAGTTCAGGTTATTGGGTTTCATTATGTCTCGAAAATGGATTAGTTGGACAAGGAGAAACACCAGAACAAGCTATTGATAAACTTAAAGAAGCGATAGAATCTTTTTTAGAAGTTTATCGCAGCGAAGACAATGTTTATTCCAGTCCAATTCATATTGATGAACTTCATGAATTCTTAACCATCGAAGATCCTGAATCTTCTGAAACCTACGAACTGAGAAAAGTTTATGCCTAA
- a CDS encoding Cof-type HAD-IIB family hydrolase: MTIRLLVLDIDGTIAGKSNTVSQSVKDAIKLAQTQGIQVALATGRMYYSALRFHGLIASELPIIAYNGAWIQCPLTGIRHHHFPVSPDIALQLLDYFEQPHWLKKLEVHCYIDDRLYVREFTARTEVYRKRSGIEPIVVEDLRSIVALETTKVLAIGKSQLMGKLLSDLRQRYSRDQLYVTQSTPIYFEATHPNANKGFGVKFLAEELLQLTSDQVMAIGDNFNDLEMLQYVGLGIAMGDAPKEVKQVAKWVAPDVEFDGVAKAIHKFLLS, encoded by the coding sequence ATGACGATTCGTTTATTAGTTCTTGATATTGATGGAACCATTGCTGGCAAATCTAACACTGTCAGTCAATCGGTTAAAGATGCGATTAAATTGGCTCAAACTCAAGGAATTCAAGTGGCTTTGGCAACGGGGAGAATGTATTATTCTGCTCTACGGTTTCATGGGTTAATTGCCTCTGAATTACCGATTATTGCTTATAATGGGGCCTGGATTCAATGTCCCTTGACGGGTATTCGTCATCATCATTTTCCCGTTTCTCCTGATATTGCTTTACAGTTATTGGACTATTTTGAACAACCTCATTGGCTGAAAAAATTAGAGGTTCATTGTTATATTGATGATCGTTTATATGTTCGAGAGTTTACTGCTAGAACGGAAGTTTATCGGAAACGCTCAGGCATTGAGCCAATTGTAGTAGAAGATTTACGCTCCATTGTTGCTTTGGAAACCACAAAGGTTTTAGCCATTGGGAAGTCTCAATTAATGGGTAAGTTATTATCTGATTTACGACAGCGTTATTCCCGTGATCAGCTTTATGTTACTCAATCAACCCCAATTTATTTTGAAGCGACTCATCCCAACGCAAATAAGGGGTTTGGTGTGAAGTTTTTGGCTGAAGAATTATTACAATTAACCTCTGATCAAGTGATGGCGATCGGCGATAATTTTAATGATTTGGAAATGTTACAATATGTGGGGCTAGGTATTGCTATGGGTGATGCACCGAAAGAGGTGAAACAGGTTGCTAAATGGGTTGCTCCTGATGTAGAATTTGATGGCGTGGCTAAGGCTATTCATAAATTTTTATTAAGTTGA
- a CDS encoding DUF1517 domain-containing protein, which produces MFNKLKPFLKSLLILSLVLILSLGDISSALAARSGGRIGGGSFRSPSRSYSSPGGSYRGGGYGYGGGGFGFPFLIPFFGFGGFGSLFTILIFIALANFLIKTVGNLSGQGNGNEDNYLQVSVAKVQVGLLASGRYLQKELNELAETADTDTAVGRAMVLQEASLALLRHPEYWVYGLSEAQTASMNAAESKFNQMALTERSKFTAETLSNVNNQLRQSAPSNLLEGTQESSLLTESREYIVVSLIVGVAGKLELPTINEAEDLRSALQKIAGMGGDSLLAMEILWTPQAEADTLTTDDILAHYPNLRLV; this is translated from the coding sequence ATGTTTAACAAACTCAAGCCTTTTTTGAAATCCTTACTCATTCTTAGCCTAGTCCTAATCTTGTCTCTAGGGGACATTAGCAGTGCCTTAGCCGCCCGTAGTGGGGGTCGAATAGGCGGGGGATCATTTAGAAGTCCTAGTCGTAGCTATAGCTCTCCTGGTGGGAGTTATCGTGGAGGAGGTTATGGTTATGGTGGGGGAGGGTTTGGCTTTCCCTTCTTAATCCCCTTCTTTGGGTTTGGCGGTTTTGGGAGTTTATTCACCATTCTCATTTTCATTGCTTTGGCTAACTTTTTAATTAAAACTGTAGGCAATCTAAGTGGACAAGGGAACGGAAACGAGGATAACTATCTTCAAGTCTCTGTGGCTAAAGTTCAAGTAGGATTATTAGCCAGTGGACGTTATCTTCAAAAAGAACTCAATGAACTAGCCGAAACAGCAGATACCGATACCGCAGTCGGACGCGCTATGGTACTGCAAGAAGCCAGTCTTGCGTTACTCCGTCACCCCGAATATTGGGTTTATGGGTTGAGCGAAGCACAAACAGCTTCTATGAATGCAGCAGAAAGCAAGTTCAATCAAATGGCCTTGACAGAAAGGAGTAAATTCACCGCAGAAACCCTATCTAATGTCAATAACCAATTGAGACAGAGTGCGCCAAGCAACTTATTAGAAGGGACACAAGAGTCATCCTTATTAACGGAGTCCCGTGAGTATATTGTGGTGTCTTTAATTGTGGGAGTTGCCGGAAAATTAGAACTGCCGACCATTAATGAAGCAGAAGATTTACGTTCAGCACTGCAAAAAATTGCAGGTATGGGAGGCGATAGTTTATTGGCCATGGAAATTCTCTGGACTCCCCAAGCAGAAGCCGACACCTTAACCACCGACGATATTTTGGCCCATTATCCAAATTTGAGATTAGTTTAG